Genomic segment of Nitrospirota bacterium:
AAACGTTGAATTGTCCGGTATAGGCATCCATACCGACCTGAAACATTTGTCCATTGGGGAACTCCATCGGATACATGGAGTGGAATACGACGTGCTTGTCCTTGTTCGCATCGCGCTTGTTAGCCGTCTGCCCATTATAAACGCCGATGCCGAGCATGCCGTAATCACCTGAGCCCTTGAGTCCGCTGTCTACGAGACGACGGAATCGTTCTCGCACATGTGTCGGCGCATAGTAGAGAAACAGGCCGAGGTCCCGTTCATTGTTTTGGGCGCTGTTGATCGCATCGTTCCGGTCTAGGCCCAGGCGGTTCTGACTGGACTGCATGTTCTCGAACCCAAACGGCACCTTCGACAGTCCGGCCCTGATTCGCCATTCCTTGTTTTCCGTGAGAAAGAGATCGGCATACCAGTCACGTAACGTGACAGTCTGTTCGGTCCCGGCCAAGAGACTGGCAAACTCCGGTTGGACATAGATGAACACACGCTCATGCGGTTGTCCGCTGACGATCACACGAGCCCGGCGCAAGAAGAACTCATCGTTCTTTCCGATCGAGCGGTCTCCCTGCTGATTGATCAACAGATTATTATTGGTGGAGTTGTTATAGCGGAATTGGGTATAGCCACGTATGCTGATTTTTTCGTACCAGCGCTCTCGAATCGGCACATCGCCGACTCCCCGACTTTCCTCGAACTCCTTGACCTGCCGCTTTTCCTCATCGGCCTTGAGCTGAACCCACTGATCGACCGTGATTTGCTTGTTTTCCAACAGGAGATCTTCAAGTTTTCCTGCATATCCATCCGATGCCCCGAACAGGATCGATGCGATGAGGCCTCCTGCCAGACAGACTGCACGACTCAATCCGATTTTCATCCGCCCTCCGCAGCTCAGAAATGTACCAGGACATATTGCTGGGAGCAGAATAGGAATCGGGGATTACAGACAGGTTACGGCTAGGTCCGGTAACGGTTAACTTGCCAGAAGGATGGGGGTGAATGGTTGGTTGGTCGGTCAGCTGGTGCTGCGAAGAAGTTGGCTACAGCTCCTGACCAACGACTGTAACCACGTTGGTGGGGAGGCCATGGCCTCGGCATCAAGCGGCGTGGAGGGGGCCAGCTGATCGAGCCGCACGGCCACATCGCGATACTGTCGGCTCTCACGGCTGATCGTTCGATAGTACTCGACGGCCTCTTGGGACCGTCCCATGGATTCCAGCGTCCTTGCGTAGAGATACCGGAGCGAGACCAGGTCCTGCGGCGATCCAGACGGACGGTCAAGCGCCGTGCGAAAAGCGGCCAGCGCATCCTCGTACCGACCGATCGCCTTCAAGCAGAGTCCTTTCTGCCCGAGTGCTTTGATGCCCCATACTCCATCGTCCGTCAGCCGGTCCAAGAGTGCGAGGGCCTGAGAAAACTCTCCCGCCTGTTTCAATGAAAGGGCCTTGCGGTAGAAAGATGCGGGATCAGGCGAAGATGCCGGGTTTG
This window contains:
- a CDS encoding porin, coding for MKIGLSRAVCLAGGLIASILFGASDGYAGKLEDLLLENKQITVDQWVQLKADEEKRQVKEFEESRGVGDVPIRERWYEKISIRGYTQFRYNNSTNNNLLINQQGDRSIGKNDEFFLRRARVIVSGQPHERVFIYVQPEFASLLAGTEQTVTLRDWYADLFLTENKEWRIRAGLSKVPFGFENMQSSQNRLGLDRNDAINSAQNNERDLGLFLYYAPTHVRERFRRLVDSGLKGSGDYGMLGIGVYNGQTANKRDANKDKHVVFHSMYPMEFPNGQMFQVGMDAYTGQFNVSTAPVVPLAGVPNEQVLGGFSPILRNGGNYLDERVAWHFVLFPQPFGLQGEYTIGRGPELNRARTEVTSGTLRGGYLQLFYNYRCESLCESVMPFVRAQEYYGAKKHEANAPKNTVREVEVGLEYRFNQALELTLEYTWTQRTSADSSATPASCADNSLGIGAPACIQTPYQLQSGNLVRFQLQWSF